Sequence from the Streptomyces sp. R33 genome:
GCCGCCACGGGCACCCCGGTGGGAGGCGACCTGCGGTCCGTCTGAGCTCCGGTCCACGGGCCGCTAGGGTCGTGGGGAACCGTCCCGGATCAGGTGGAGGCATGGTGGGCACAGCTCTGGTCGCGCTGGCGGCCGCGACCGTCGGTGTGGTCGGCACGCTCCTCGCGCCCGTCCTGTCCCAGCGTCTGACGGCCCGTGCCCAGGCGGAGCAGTTCGACCGCCAGCAGCGGACGGACCACGCCGTACGGCTCCACGAACGGCAGATCGCCGAGGAGGAACGGCGGCGCCACTGCTATGTGGCGGCCAACGCCGCGTACCGGCGCCACCGGGTCGAGCTGATGAACTTCCTGTGGCTGGTGCAGAAGGGCGAGGTCACGCCGGAGGGCCGGCAGGCGATGGAGGCCGCCCGGCATGCGCACCACGCCGCCTTCGCCGAGGCTCAGATGATCGCCTCCACCGCGGTGATGGACGAGCTGGACACCATGACCACGGCGCTGTCCGAACTGTACGGACGGACGATGCGGCTGGAGGAGGGCCACCCGGTGCCGGGTGGCTCCTTCCAGGAGATACACGACGAGCTGCAGGAACTCTGGAGCCGCGGGCAGGATCTCCGCGCCGCGATGCGCGCCGACCTGGGCGTCGACGACGGCCCGATCACCCGCCCCACCGCGCACCCCTGAGCCGGCCGGCCGCCGCGATGCGATCGACGGCATGGCGCACTGACCCGACCCCCGGCCGTGCGGCGGGCCCACTTCACGCGGCTGCTCCACGACACCGACCTCGACATCGACGCGACAGCCGCTCGGAGCGGCTACGCGCTGCGGCGGGCAGTCCAGCGCTGGTACGGCACCACGCCCGCCAGGCTGCACCGCGACGGGGTTCGGCCTGAACCCCCGCCCCGCCACCGCTCCCCCGTCAGAAGCCGTTGCGAAAGCGCATCCTGAGGGGGCGTCCGTCCGGGTCGATCAGGGCGCGGTGCAGCGGGGCCGCGAGGAGGCGCTGGACGGCCGGCAGGTCCGGCGGGACATAGCGGCGGAGTCTGCCCGCAGGGCGCGGTCCGGGACGGCCGCCCGCGTGCCAGGCGTCCAGTGCCGCGGCGGTCTCCTTGAACGCGTCGAATGCGGCCTCCGGATCGCACAGCCCCGGCTCCGCCCCGGCCTGCGCGTCCAGGTGTTCGCGCATGAGCTCCAGACGCAGCTCCCGGGCGAAGCGCCGGGCTCCGTCACCCAGTCCGCCCGGATCGTGCGGCGGCCGCGGATCAAGGCTCCGGTCGAGGACGGCGCAGCTCAGCTCGGAGTCGTGGGTCCACGAACGCAGGTTGACGTTGTCGGACCCGACCGCAGCCCATACGTCGTCGATCACGCAGACCTTGGCATGCACGTATACCGGGGTTCCGGCGCGGTTCTCCAGGCCGTAGACCGTGACCCGGTCCCCGCCCGCACGGCGCAGCTCCTCCAGGGCGGTGATCCGCCCGATCAGGTTCACGGGCCGACTGAGCCGGCCGTCCTCTTCCGGAACGGAAGGGATGACGGCGATCAACCGCAGCCGCGGGTGCGCGCGCAACGCCCTGGCGAAGCATTCCACCACGCGCGGGGACCACAGGTACTGGTCCTCCACGTAGATCAGCGTCCGGGCCCGCCTCAGCGCCTTCAGATAGCCGCGGGCGATGCTGCGCTCGCCGTCGGGGGCGAAGGGATACCCGCGCAGCAGCCGGTTCGGGTAGGTCCGCAGCACCTGGACGGCGTGCG
This genomic interval carries:
- a CDS encoding phospholipase D-like domain-containing protein: MSHSDWLLDPGERGNPATRLEKRRADGAACSEGNDARPLVHGAAYFAELLERIRGMHAGDLVLFTDWRGDPDERLAGAGTEIAAVLSGAAERGVIVKGLLWRSHLDGFRFSEEENLSLGEDIEAAGGECLLDLRVRPGGSHHQKMVVLRHPGRPERDVAYVGGIDLCHNRNDDAGHPGDRQSLPMAPAYGPHPPWHDVQLAVSGPAVGDVEAVFRERWEDPAPLSRSPLIRLRELWDREDTGAGELPPQGADPPACGTHAVQVLRTYPNRLLRGYPFAPDGERSIARGYLKALRRARTLIYVEDQYLWSPRVVECFARALRAHPRLRLIAVIPSVPEEDGRLSRPVNLIGRITALEELRRAGGDRVTVYGLENRAGTPVYVHAKVCVIDDVWAAVGSDNVNLRSWTHDSELSCAVLDRSLDPRPPHDPGGLGDGARRFARELRLELMREHLDAQAGAEPGLCDPEAAFDAFKETAAALDAWHAGGRPGPRPAGRLRRYVPPDLPAVQRLLAAPLHRALIDPDGRPLRMRFRNGF